A genomic stretch from Aedes albopictus strain Foshan chromosome 2, AalbF5, whole genome shotgun sequence includes:
- the LOC109402297 gene encoding ATP-dependent DNA/RNA helicase DHX36, protein MSDCEESLESRLAKFRLDRELTKQDSATGGAVQSDMDRDPNNGDRGNGGGRFHGRGHRGGKHGRGGRGGYKGDRDEPWRGGKKLRRHKVAERMAYENGDGGSGANRFKRFGDPRDDEVVTGGDERPPPGLRGRALGLFYRDRQTRKKKESEKRKAVDITIPQWQIQEIRTQLKLPDGQGNVDFFKHFIHNEDINSPFKNEYLRVINKNLEQILKEESVKNEVPSDDSQVEWKQSVNNKFYEECLKKDYLGEMKYFREKLPAFGSRQNILEMIDAHQVILVKGETGSGKTTQIPQFILDQAMLQGKGSDCRIICTQPRRISAITLSERVAAERGERLGKSVGYQIRLDSKKPRSEGASITFCTTGIVLSIMQSDPCLKDYSHLILDEIHERDVITDLLLGITKMILPYRRDLKIILMSATLTADTFSSYFNNCPMVEIPGLTFPVQEFYLEDVVAELNFHDFEGQQTQKNYRSRDSYIMQFYDMIDPYLPELRAHYSAQVLRTISNPQSETRQNDLIVELICYITATKPDGAILVFLPSLAQITEVNKLLTRHRRLSQMSTLIYPLHSKVPQLDQKAVFSRPRPGTRKVILATNIAETSITIDDVVYVVNAGRHKINMYEDGISSLRDEWISISNEIQRKGRAGRVQPGVCYHLYTRARRNVLLQNTPPEILRVALDEVILHIKILALGDARRFLEKLLDRPSDAVIEESLELLNRLNAIDDNEMLTPLGYHLARLPMDPRTGKMVLLSSIFSCTDPITSIAASLSFKDAFYKPFGKEKEVDRVRRRFAEGFHSDHLMLANVIHQWSQLSYRDLPDFARRNFLNQNTMNQLCSMKAQFCEYFHSAKFLDHAQPEAHSNNRNSANDKLLTAIVGAGLYPNVAFVRKIIRNRHNADGRAILMIEGQGRATIHPSSVNSTLGNYDSNFVVYYEKQKISELTIFDTTVVNPFPLFFFGDNHVETHEGFEMISISGHYCLKCNKETYRLIQDLRGGFNLFLQKKICEPSPVDWSSEEGALLRAIIELITIDGKFEDDFDDNDDSSTSSFSRSCLGGESSRYYE, encoded by the exons ATGTCCGACTGCGAGGAATCGCTCGAGAGTCGACTGGCAAAATTTCGTCTTGATAGG GAGTTGACAAAACAGGATTCAGCAACCGGTGGTGCGGTACAGTCAGACATGGATCGCGATCCCAACAATGGGGATCGAGGAAACGGTGGGGGTAGATTTCACGGACGTGGCCACAGGGGTGGAAAACATGGTCGAGGAGGAAGAGGAGGATACAAGGGTGATCGCGATGAACCGTGGAGGGGTGGAAAGAAACTGAGGCGGCACAAAGTCGCAGAAAGGATGGCCTATGAAAATGGGGATGGCGGAAGTGGTGCCAATAGATTCAAAAGGTTCGGTGATCCGAGAGACGACGAAGTAGTTACCGGTGGAGATGAAAGGCCACCGCCGGGGTTGCGTGGAAGAGCACTGGGTTTGTTTTATCGGGACAGACAAACCAGGAAGAAAAAAGAGAGTGAGAAGCGAAAGGCAGTGGACATAACAATACCTCAATGGCAGATTCAGGAGATTCGTACGCAGCTGAAGCTGCCAGATGGACAAGGGAACGTGGATTTTTTTAAGCACTTCATTCATAACGAAGACATCAATTCTCCGTTCAAGAATGAATACCTGAGGGTGATCAACAAAAACCTGGAGCAAATTTTGAaggaagaatccgtgaaaaatGAAGTTCCTTCCGATGACTCGCAGGTCGAGtggaagcaatcagtgaacaATAAGTTCTacgaggaatgtctgaaaaaagatTATTTGGGAGAAATGAAGTATTTTCGTGAAAAACTGCCTGCCTTTGGTTCAAGACAAAATATTTTGGAGATGATCGACGCACATCAAGTGATTCTGGTCAAAGGAGAAACAGGAAGCGGAAAGACCACTCAAATTCCACAATTTATTCTGGACCAAGCTATGCTGCAGGGAAAGGGGTCAGATTGTAGGATCATTTGTACGCAACCACGACGAATTTCGGCTATTACGCTATCAGAGCGAGTGGCCGCAGAGCGCGGAGAGAGACTGGGGAAGTCCGTTGGATACCAAATTCGTCTGGATTCCAAGAAACCTCGGAGCGAAGGAGCTAGCATAACGTTCTGTACCACGGGTATCGTTCTCTCCATAATGCAGAGCGATCCATGCTTAAAGGATTATTCTCATCTGATTCTGGATGAGATTCACGAGCGGGATGTCATCACCGATTTACTTCTTGGAATTACGAAAATGATCCTTCCGTACCGTAGAGATCTGAAGATCATTCTCATGAGTGCCACCCTCACTGCGGACACATTTTCTAGCTATTTCAATAACTGCCCGATGGTAGAGATTCCGGGTTTGACGTTTCCCGTACAAGAATTCTACCTGGAAGATGTTGTAGCTGAGCTAAACTTTCATGATTTCGAGGGCCAACAGACTCAAAAAAACTATCGCAGTCGCGATAGTTACATCATGCAATTCTACGACATGATCGATCCTTACCTGCCAGAACTACGTGCCCACTACTCCGCTCAAGTTTTGCGAACGATCAGTAACCCACAAAGCGAAACACGTCAAAATGATCTCATCGTCGAACTCATTTGCTATATTACGGCTACAAAACCAGACGGAGCGATCCTTGTGTTCCTTCCGAGCTTAGCTCAAATTACAGAAGTTAATAAGCTTCTCACTAGACATCGTCGCCTATCGCAGATGTCGACGCTAATCTACCCACTGCATTCGAAAGTTCCTCAACTCGACCAGAAGGCAGTATTCTCCCGACCAAGGCCAGGCACCCGTAAGGTGATCCTTGCGACAAATATCGCGGAAACTTCGATTACCATCGATGACGTGGTCTATGTTGTAAACGCGGGCCGACATAAGATCAATATGTACGAGGACGGTATCTCTTCTCTCCGTGATGAATGGATCtccatttccaacgaaattcagCGGAAAGGTCGTGCAGGTCGTGTTCAACCGGGAGTGTGCTATCATCTCTACACCAGAGCACGTCGAAACGTACTACTGCAAAACACACCACCGGAAATCCTCCGAGTAGCGCTGGATGAAGTCATTCTACACATAAAGATTCTTGCTCTCGGAGATGCTCGTCGTTTTCTGGAGAAGCTGCTCGATCGACCCTCTGATGCGGTCATCGAAGAATCTCTGGAACTACTCAACCGTCTCAACGCCATTGATGACAACGAAATGCTTACTCCTCTAGGGTACCACCTCGCACGTCTCCCAATGGACCCACGGACCGGAAAGATGGTTCTTCTGTCCAGTATCTTTAGCTGCACCGATCCGATCACCTCAATCGCGGCAAGCCTCTCGTTCAAAGACGCATTCTACAAGCCTTTCGGTAAAGAGAAAGAAGTTGATCGCGTTCGTCGACGATTCGCCGAAGGTTTCCACAGCGATCACCTAATGCTAGCAAACGTGATCCACCAGTGGAGTCAGCTGTCCTATCGAGACCTCCCAGATTTCGCCCGCCGAAACTTCCTCAACCAGAACACCATGAACCAACTGTGCAGCATGAAGGCTCAGTTTTGCGAGTACTTCCACTCGGCCAAGTTTCTGGATCATGCCCAACCGGAAGCGCACAGCAACAATCGCAACTCCGCAAACGATAAACTGCTGACGGCGATCGTCGGCGCAGGATTGTATCCGAATGTGGCCTTCGTCCGGAAGATCATCCGGAATCGTCACAACGCGGATGGGCGAGCCATTTTGATGATCGAAGGCCAGGGACGGGCCACGATTCATCCGTCGTCGGTGAATAGCACGCTGGGGAATTACGACTCAAA CTTTGTGGTGTActacgaaaaacaaaagatttcggagCTGACGATCTTCGACACGACGGTGGTGAATCCATTTCCACTGTTTTTCTTCGGCGACAACCACGTCGAGACGCACGAGGGATTCGAGATGATCTCTATTTCGGGACACTATTG TTTAAAATGCAATAAGGAAACCTACCGGCTGATTCAGGACTTGCGTGGTGGCTTCAATCTATTTCTTCAGAAGAAAATATGTGAACCATCGCCGGTTGATTGGTCATCGGAAGAAGGAGCTCTGTTGCG GGCAATAATCGAGCTGATCACCATCGATGGAAAGTTTGAGGATGACTTTGACGACAACGATGATTCAAGCACATCGTCATTCTCGCGATCATGCCTGGGTGGGGAGTCAAGCCGGTACTATGAATAA